The region ATCGGCACTTAAAATGCTTCGCATCCATACTCCGCTTGGGGTTACATATTGCGTCATATCCATGCCATAGGAGCGGTCGTAAGGTCCTGCGATATTGCGCAGATTGGGTTGGTAGAAGTCGGCGATGTCTGTCCATAAGCCTGCTTCCATGTCTCTTGCGATCTCGCGCATATGGGGTGTCGATCCATACTCTCGCCAAAGAGCGAGACCATACAGATCGACCCCATAATAAGTCGGTGCATTGAATTCATCAAAGGTCCGATATTGCTGGAAGAGGCGATAGACTTCATTCGTCCATGCTGTGGACTGACTGAGCCAGGCCGCATTCTTATCGTGCACCGCGGCAAAGTCCCAGAGTGCCCCGTACATGAGAGCGATATTGCTATAAGAAGGAACGAGACGTCCATCGTGCATCTCGCCCGAGACGGCTGCGTCGATAGCGCGATACATGCGCTCTTTGAGAGGTGCCGGGATGCGTGTTGGATACTCGATCAAAATCATCTCAAGCGTGGTGCCGACGAAGTGACGCCAGTTTGGATCGTATCCCCGGAAAGCCGGTTCTCCGACAGGCGGCAGAGGTTCTTCTGGCGTGCGCTTAAAGGTGCCAAACCACTTCGCCTTGGGATCGAGGTATTGCTGATCGAGCACTGCGTTAAGGATGTCGATGGCGCGCTGCGCATCTTCAGGATGGTCTCCGGCGCGATCGCGAACCAGCAGGCCGAGAGCGTACCAACTGGACTCGCGGACCATATAGCTCCCGCGAACATTGGTGTGGCCATCGTGAGGGCGGAGGACAAGGTGTGTCCGTGGATCATAGCTCTCATCGAACAAGTGCATCGATTCACTGAACAATTCTCTATCAGCCACTGGTAGAGAGCCTGATCTGAGGTGAAGTGTGGGTTCCAGTTGAGCTAGAGCTGTGCCTGTTGTGACTACCATGCAGAGACATATCAACCAGAATGTATTTCTCATCATTTTCATCATGACTTAGAACTCAAATCGATCTTCGAGCAGTGTAAATAGTTAGATATTGAGTGCGTGAGGCTGCTAAAACTTCAGAAAAATTTTATGCCGGTAGAGATAAGTTGCAGGCAAAGCGCAAACTATAACAAAGACGAAAGAGTAGATCGCCGATAGGAATGCAGATGGGCCGAGTGAGTGCGGCAAGAGACGAAAGAAAAATTGTTGAAGCGACTCTCCGCGAGAAAGAGTGATGACCCCAAGAACGATGGCCAGCACTTCAGAGAAAACGTAAGCCGCAAGTGCATTCGTGCCGAAGATCAACCAGGGAGCAAGTCCTTTGCGTAGCTTCGGAGGGCCGTCGATCGCCCAGAAAAATACCGCCATAAGTGCCATAGAGACACCCGTTGTGAAGATCGCAAAAGAGCTTGTCCACAACCGCTTATTCAATGGAAACCAATGAGCCCAGAGAAGTCCTGCGGCAATGAAGAGAGCGCCGCTAAAAAACAAGATCACGAATTTCTGCCACGCGGCGCGGGGAGTAAGAAGAAGGGAAGCAGCTAGAACGCCGAAGAGGGTGTTGGCCAGGGCAGGTATCGTACTCAAAAAACCTTCCGGGTCATACACCGTGTGATGGTAGAGGTGCGCTGCGGGCACCAGGAAGCGGTCAAGCCATGAGGCGAGATTTCCTGCCGGATCAAGAATGCCGACATCTACGCCGGGTAAGCCATATCCTGGCACACGCACATGCAACATCAGCCACCAGTAGCCAACAAGCGCAAGAATAGCAACGCCCGAGCTTGCGATCACTCCGCCGAAGAGGTAAGTAACGCTCGCCAGGAGATAACAGATCGCGATTCTCTGCAGTACGCCATAAAAGCGAAGATTGCCTATATCGAAGAATGGCAGAGCATTCAGCAAGAGCCCTATGCCAAAGATCAGGAGCGTGCGCTTCAGGACCTGAAGCATAATCACTCCACGCGCTACTTTTTGCGAGAGCCGCTTGCGAAAGGACAGCGTGATCGATACGCCGACCATAAACAGAAAGCAAGGGAAGACGCAATCCGTGAGCGTACATCCGTTCCACGCAGAGTGACGAAGCTGCGCGTAGGAAATATTACTCGCACCCGCGTTATTGACGAGTATCATAAGCGCGATCGTAAGGCCACGCAGCACGTCGAGCGATACCAACCGCTGTGATGCAGGAGTAGATAAGCCTCCGCTTGATAGGTTCGATTGATTCAAGACGCGCTTCTAACCTGTTTGAAGTCTGAGACTGGAAGTAGTTTGAGCATGAAATAAAGGATGGCTATGGCATGGTTCGCGAGCACGAACCATGCCATAGCCATTAGGAGGTTAGAAAGTAAACTTTCCTGCGAACTCTACGGTCCGCTGCTCATAACCGGGGGTTCCGGATATGGAGGTTATGGTCCCGACCGTTGACGGATTGCTGATCGACGCGTTCGGTGTGCCGAAGTTGGGGTGGTTGAATACATTGAAAGAGTCTGCGCGAAGTTGAATGTTATAGCGCTCCGCGAAGAGTATGTTCTTCTGCAGACTCATGTCCCAGTCCTGGAAGGCAGGGCCACGGAGCATATCGTATCCAGAGTTTCCGTATGCGGCACCGGCGATGCCGGCAGCATTGGTGGGAGCAGTGAACGCAGCCGGATTGAACCACTGCGAGCGGCTCTTGTGTGCAGGGTAAAGATGAGCGCCCGGAACGACGCTGGCACGTCCACTAACCAGTCCGACATACGTAACTGCAGGACTGCTGTTCGGCACCGTATAGCTGCCCGGTGCGGAGTAGGCGACAGAGAACGGTTGCCCAGTCTGAATGGTGGTGATGCCGGAGATCTGCCAGCCGCTGACCAGTTTATCGACAAGACCGCCCGATTTTCCGAGTAACATTTGGCCACGTCCAAACGGCAGCAGATACGAGTAGTTGACAGTAAGTGCCTGTGGCGTGATGCCGCCGACGGAGCCGTAAGAGTCGTTAGGTGTTGAGCCCGATGCGTTCTGAATATTCTCGGTCCCTAGAACGCGCGTCCATTGATACTCCGCACCCAGGGTAAATCCATGGCTGTACTGCTTGTGAATACCAATCTGCAACGAGTTCTCATTGCTATGGAAGATTGGAGCCATCAGATAGTTGATCGCGGAGAAGGGCTGCACGTTGTAGGTGGTTTGCACGCTCGCAGTCGTCAACACTGGCTGGCTGGGCAGGTTGATATTAGGAGCATAGTTGCCCGAACCGCCGTAGTTGTTCTGCTTGAGGTTGTGTTGTCCGACGTAACCGATGCGGATGTTCAGACCTCTCTGGAACTGGTGCTCGACGGCAAGGTTGTACTCTTCGGTATACGGCGTCGAAAGTTTCGCTGAAGCATATACCGATGGGTTTGCCGTAAAGGAGCCAGTGGCCGAGAAGGGGTTCGCCATCGTGAACGAAGGTGTACCGCTTGAATTTGTGAAGGTCTCCGAGCTGGTGAAGGGAAGAGTCCCGAAGGGTGCGGTTCCAACATATGAAGCCGGTAACAGGTTGTAGTAGATTCCGAAAGCGCCGCGGATGACCGTATTCGGCGCGGCTTCATAGGCAAAGCCAAGACGTGGTGCAACGTTGTTTTTGTCCTGTCCGAGGTAGTCGAATACGTTAGTCGACAGGCCCACAGAAGGCGCGAGCACGGTAGGCACCGAGGTAAGGAAGTTAGGGATAGCGGACGCAGGATAGGCGTCGGCGAAGACCACAACCTTTTGCAGTGACGGAACGTAGAGAGAGTTGTTGCCATATGGGTTGGGACGGAACCATTGCAGGTCATAGCGCAGTCCTGCGTTGATGGTCAGCTTCGGAATGGGCTTCCAGTCATCCTGGATATACATCCCATATTGAGCAGAGATATTGCGAGTGATGTAGTTGGTAGGGGTAGCGTTGGCTGTCGATGTCGGATAGCCGAGCAAAAAGTCGGCCAGAGCGACGCCGGTGTACTTGTTATTCGTAAAGGTATAGGAGCCGCGTTGCGGGGTCTGTGCGGAGTCGTTCCAGTGATTGTCGTAGAGGTACGAAAAGCCAGCCTTGATGGTGTGCTTCGGAAAGACCTTGGTCACTGCGGTATTGAACTGTCCAACTTGCTCCAGATCCTTTGAACCGGCCTCCGATACAGACTGGATATTGGTAATGCTGATCTGCGGCGCACCCTGAATCAGCTCAGAACCCAGGCCGGGGATGATCGAAGAGAAGTCGGTCTTATAGTTCTGCGGCGTGCGGTAGATCGGCAGATGAAAGAACGACGCGTAGGTGTCGATCAGCAGCGTTGGGGAGAAAGTATGGGTGTAGCCCAGGATGAAGTTGCTGTTGTGCTCGCCATCCTGCGCGTTGCCGCCCTGCAGACTATCGCTGCCCTGGGTTGCATTGGGGCCATAAAACGCGCGCAGATAGGTGAAGCGAATCTGGTTATTGTCGTTGAATTTGTGATCCAGACGCACGGAATAACGTGTCGACTTGCTCAGCTCCTGAACCTCTTCGAACGTGTTGACACCGCAACCGGCTTGGGTCGGCTTGGGATAAAGGATGGTGAGCAGTTGCTGATCGACAGCACTCAGCGGCGTATTAATGATGTTGCCCGGATAGGGCTGCCCGGTGACCGGGTTTTTAATGATGGTGCTGGTGGTTGAGCTGGGAGCGCAGGGGCCGCCCGCAAGCAGCTCGCTGAAATCGCCGCTGCGCTCTTTCAATGTAGGTTGCTGTGTGTTCAACGCATAAGACTGTGTGAGGCGAAAGCCTTCAAACGCGAAGAAGAAGAAGCTGCGGTCGCGGCCGTTGTAAACCTTCGGAATCAGGATAGGGCCTGACAGATTGCCGCCGTATTCGTTTCTCTCGTAGGGAGGACGCGGCTGGCTGCCGGAGAAGAAGCTCTTTGCCGAGGTTCCCTTGGAGCGGTTGTACTCCAATACCTCGCCATGCAATTTGTTTGTGCCGCTGGCACTGACAACGATGATCTGCGAAGGCTGGTTGAACTCTGCTGGTGCGCCATTGCTGAGCACTTTGAATTGCGAGATCGCGTCGATCGACGGAACCTCGCCCTCGCCGCGCTGCAGGGTGACTTCCTGATTCGTTACACCATCGAGTGTCGAACCGAGCCCGCCATAAGCGTTACGACCGCCAGTGCCGATGGCGGCGGTGACGCCGCGGGTGGCGAGCTGGTCCTGCGCTCCGGCATTCTGCACGCCGGGAGCAAGAGCGATGAGGCCGATGATGCTGAGACGCCCATTGAGCGGTGTGTTCTGAATGGCCTGGCTATCGACGACCAATCCAATTGAAGAATCGGCGGTCTGGATGACAGGTGCAACGCTGCTGACGGTTACGCTCTCGTTCTGAGATCCGAGCTGGAGTTGAGCGTTCACCTGGGCGACCTGGTCGATTGCAAGGGTCAAATGCTCCTGGATGAAGCTCTTGAACTCGGCCTTGTCGATCTTGACGGTGTATTGGCCTGGGGGGAGCTGTGGAACGGTGAAAGAGCCCACGTCCGACGAGGTCACAGTATGGACGGCATTCGTCTCGACCTGGGTGACGGTGACGGTTGCGCCGGGGATGGATGCGCCAGTGGAATCGGTTACCGTGCCGGTAATGGAACCCGTAATACCCTGGCCGAAGGCGGCGGGAAGCAGCATACCGATTGTCATGAGCCAAAGACATACGTGTACCGCAAGCCGTATCGCTCTTTTGCCCACCTTTTGCGAGATCACTTGGTCTGGCTTCTCCGTAAAATATTTCATCTTGCTCCTCTCAACTGGCCGGTTCTTTGAAGAGTCCCGTGCCATTCCTGTGAATCGCGCTTCATCCTTAACTCTTAGTGAGTCAAAAAAATGCTCTGATTCAGGTGGAAGTCATGCTGCCTATCCGCACGGACGACGAGCAAGTCAATTTACAGTGAGAGTGAAGTAAGAACTGTGTAAGAAGATCGCTTTTATCCGGTTTCAAGCCGTTCGTTCCTTAGCGAGCGGCTGGTAAACCGCTCATTTCAAAACTCAGGGTGCCCCGTCGGTGATTTCTGTATGAAGCAGTCATGGGCGATGGATCGGCACACCATTCAATTGGATCTACTTGATGTAAAACCTTCCTTCCTCCGCTCCCGGGGCATGGATATGAAGTCAGGAACCGACTCCGTAATATAGCTGGCCCTCGTCGCTGGATTAAAGGGAGTTAATCGAGGGTGTGGGAGACCTGTTCATCGCCGTGGAGGGTATCGGACACATGATCTTCAAGAGATATGTATCCATATTAAAGATAGAACCTCAGCGCCCGGCGTCCTTGCCCTTCCCGGTAGAGCTTTCGGGGCGCCGGGAGCTTTGGACGGACGTGCTAACGCTATCGTTGGTGCACTCTGGAAGCCACAATTTCGGTATGAAGCGTCGTCCCAACCAGTCGCGAGGAGGCAAGGACGAGTTCAAAGTAGGGGAAGTGGCCGGTTGGCATCCTCTGCCGAATCTGAGCAAGCCCCTCGGGTGAGGTGATGAAGTCACCGGCAGCCCTGGTCGCCTGAGAGTCCACTCCGGAGATGATCAGCACATAGCGTTGGTCTGTCAGATTCGGGAGAAAGGAGACGACACTATAGCTTCGGTTGGGGTCCCGGCCAGTCTCATAGACGGCTTCCTCGCCTGGCTGCGGTTTTCGATTCACAATAAACGAGCGTTGGATGCTGGGGTCGTAGTCCAGAAAGAAGTTCATGCGATCTCGGTAGAGATCAACCCATGGGTTCGACTCGCGTCCGCCGATGAGAATGACGTTATCGGCTTTGATACTCTCCGCCGTATAAGAACGGGCAGATGCCAGTTTCAGAGCGGACGAGTAGCCATCCAGATCCATAAACCGCTTCGCCGCCTGAAAGTCCCCGATGCTGCCGTTATTGCGTTCCAGTATGTGCTTCAGGGCCGATTTCGTTCCAGGCGGCAACCCCGGTTGATCCGCGAGATTCATGTACTTATAGTCGAGGTAATCGTCCAGCGAAATGGTTTGCCCCAGAATGTCCTCGGCCAAAGCGAAGGACGTGTCAGCCGTAACGATATCGATTCGATCACCCGAAGAGAAGAAGTCAGCCCAAAGCGAGTCTTTCAGAGCGTCCGTCTTCCACGGTTGCAACTGAACCGCCAGCCGGTGGTTCTGCCATAACAACAAGCCGCAGACAAAGACCGCTATCGACAGTGCGATGAGCACAGGCGTGAGATGCTTCCGCGCCACAGGGAGAGCGGCGACCGGAGTGGCTTCAGGAAGATCGAGTGCGCTCGGTGGAGTTGCAGGAGAAGCTTCAGTCGCCGGCGGCAGTAGCGCAGGAGTCTCCAGCGTCTTCGCCGTAGCAGTGGAGCGTAGAAAAAAGATCGGCAGGTAGCCGCCTCGGGGAATCTCGATCGCAATCGTTTCGTGAGATCCCTCTTCGCTGAAGTAGTGGATCAGCCGCTTGCGCAACTCCGAGACGTTGACCCGAACAATGTTGTCGAGGCCTGTATCGTAATCTTCGGGGCGGCCAAACACCGCTGCGCCAATCATCTGTTCCCGTATGGTATGCGATGGAAAGTCCTGAGCATGCTTTCCAATGTATTCGAGCAACTCGCGCAACCGCGAAGCGCGTTTCAACTCCCGGCTATTGATTACCCGTTCAAGCAGCTCCTTACACTCTAAGGATCTTGGGTCCAGTTGTATTACTTCCGGGGTAACCGTAGACACTTCGCCTCCCACAGACTGATTGGAAGCTCTCATTTTATCTCGCAGTCATCTAAACTGCGGCGCCTCTCGGACACCACACGTCGCGTTGTATCCATAAGCATGTTCTTCCGGAAGAGGATCAAGAGAAAGACGCACTATTAAGTGATTGACGAAGGAAAACATAACGATTGAGTGCAGGTTTTTCGTTGTAAATGATTGCAATAAATAGGCTTAACGGCGAAGGGACGGACGGAGGTTTTACGTTGTCCGGGTACCTTCCACTATCAATGCCTCCGCCTTGCGCTTGGACAATGGATCAGTGGTCGTCGCTCGCGACTCTGACTTTCACTATGCTTTATGGGCTGGATGCTGGAAGTACGATAGTAGTCAGCTCTGCAACTCTTCAAGAGAGGTACAGAATATTCATCTTGCTGTAATCAATGCTTTGGCAGCAGAATCCTATACTCTCGGCTATGCAAGATCGAGAGTTGAGCTTTAGCTCCTTCAATGGAGCGAAAGATGGCGTACTTATCGTGGCTCTGGATGGGCCATTGCTGCTCGGCAACATGTTCGACTTTCAGAGCGCGCTACGAGATCTGAAGCCGCCGTGCCTCATTCTTGATCTAAGCAACGTTCCCTACATGGATTCTGCCGGTCTGGGAGTGCTGATGAATTATTACGTTTCGGCACAGAACAATCACCGCGAGCTTTTGGTCGTGGGAGTCAACGAAAGAATCCAGGCCTTGCTGGAGATGACCAAGGTCGATAAGATCCTCAGGCTATACCCGTCATTG is a window of Edaphobacter dinghuensis DNA encoding:
- a CDS encoding acyltransferase family protein — encoded protein: MNQSNLSSGGLSTPASQRLVSLDVLRGLTIALMILVNNAGASNISYAQLRHSAWNGCTLTDCVFPCFLFMVGVSITLSFRKRLSQKVARGVIMLQVLKRTLLIFGIGLLLNALPFFDIGNLRFYGVLQRIAICYLLASVTYLFGGVIASSGVAILALVGYWWLMLHVRVPGYGLPGVDVGILDPAGNLASWLDRFLVPAAHLYHHTVYDPEGFLSTIPALANTLFGVLAASLLLTPRAAWQKFVILFFSGALFIAAGLLWAHWFPLNKRLWTSSFAIFTTGVSMALMAVFFWAIDGPPKLRKGLAPWLIFGTNALAAYVFSEVLAIVLGVITLSRGESLQQFFFRLLPHSLGPSAFLSAIYSFVFVIVCALPATYLYRHKIFLKF
- a CDS encoding TonB-dependent receptor domain-containing protein, with amino-acid sequence MTIGMLLPAAFGQGITGSITGTVTDSTGASIPGATVTVTQVETNAVHTVTSSDVGSFTVPQLPPGQYTVKIDKAEFKSFIQEHLTLAIDQVAQVNAQLQLGSQNESVTVSSVAPVIQTADSSIGLVVDSQAIQNTPLNGRLSIIGLIALAPGVQNAGAQDQLATRGVTAAIGTGGRNAYGGLGSTLDGVTNQEVTLQRGEGEVPSIDAISQFKVLSNGAPAEFNQPSQIIVVSASGTNKLHGEVLEYNRSKGTSAKSFFSGSQPRPPYERNEYGGNLSGPILIPKVYNGRDRSFFFFAFEGFRLTQSYALNTQQPTLKERSGDFSELLAGGPCAPSSTTSTIIKNPVTGQPYPGNIINTPLSAVDQQLLTILYPKPTQAGCGVNTFEEVQELSKSTRYSVRLDHKFNDNNQIRFTYLRAFYGPNATQGSDSLQGGNAQDGEHNSNFILGYTHTFSPTLLIDTYASFFHLPIYRTPQNYKTDFSSIIPGLGSELIQGAPQISITNIQSVSEAGSKDLEQVGQFNTAVTKVFPKHTIKAGFSYLYDNHWNDSAQTPQRGSYTFTNNKYTGVALADFLLGYPTSTANATPTNYITRNISAQYGMYIQDDWKPIPKLTINAGLRYDLQWFRPNPYGNNSLYVPSLQKVVVFADAYPASAIPNFLTSVPTVLAPSVGLSTNVFDYLGQDKNNVAPRLGFAYEAAPNTVIRGAFGIYYNLLPASYVGTAPFGTLPFTSSETFTNSSGTPSFTMANPFSATGSFTANPSVYASAKLSTPYTEEYNLAVEHQFQRGLNIRIGYVGQHNLKQNNYGGSGNYAPNINLPSQPVLTTASVQTTYNVQPFSAINYLMAPIFHSNENSLQIGIHKQYSHGFTLGAEYQWTRVLGTENIQNASGSTPNDSYGSVGGITPQALTVNYSYLLPFGRGQMLLGKSGGLVDKLVSGWQISGITTIQTGQPFSVAYSAPGSYTVPNSSPAVTYVGLVSGRASVVPGAHLYPAHKSRSQWFNPAAFTAPTNAAGIAGAAYGNSGYDMLRGPAFQDWDMSLQKNILFAERYNIQLRADSFNVFNHPNFGTPNASISNPSTVGTITSISGTPGYEQRTVEFAGKFTF
- a CDS encoding STAS domain-containing protein, with the translated sequence MQDRELSFSSFNGAKDGVLIVALDGPLLLGNMFDFQSALRDLKPPCLILDLSNVPYMDSAGLGVLMNYYVSAQNNHRELLVVGVNERIQALLEMTKVDKILRLYPSLEAAEAVS